The proteins below are encoded in one region of Candidatus Culexarchaeum yellowstonense:
- a CDS encoding Maf family protein, giving the protein MDGKIIILVSSSPRRSEILKKFKFKYKTITPRVEEESEGDPIEVVKRNAKRKVLDNLNADLLGLYVGVDTIVYIDGKIIGKPKNLEEAREILRKLSGRRHKVISGIYIYDNIRSVEAFRHVETEVKFKELSEEEVEWYISTGEPMDAAGGYKIQGRGGLFIEWINGDYYNVVGLPINTLYEMIKELELNPMEFMENHL; this is encoded by the coding sequence ATGGATGGGAAGATCATAATCCTAGTAAGCTCATCTCCAAGAAGGAGTGAGATACTCAAAAAGTTCAAATTCAAATACAAAACAATAACGCCAAGAGTAGAGGAGGAATCTGAGGGTGACCCAATAGAAGTAGTTAAAAGGAATGCGAAGAGGAAGGTTCTAGACAATTTAAATGCAGATCTATTGGGATTATATGTTGGAGTAGATACCATAGTGTACATTGATGGCAAGATAATAGGGAAACCGAAAAATTTGGAGGAAGCACGTGAAATATTGAGGAAGCTTTCTGGGAGAAGACATAAAGTGATTAGTGGAATATACATATATGACAACATTAGGAGCGTTGAAGCCTTTAGACACGTTGAAACTGAAGTGAAATTCAAAGAGCTATCGGAGGAAGAGGTGGAATGGTATATATCAACGGGGGAACCCATGGATGCAGCTGGAGGATACAAGATACAGGGTCGTGGAGGGTTATTCATAGAATGGATTAATGGAGACTACTACAATGTAGTTGGCCTCCCAATAAACACATTATACGAAATGATTAAGGAGCTTGAATTAAACCCAATGGAATTCATGGAAAACCATTTATAA
- a CDS encoding MFS transporter → MKRVLAISFITNFISSGIGIAVPLALLNRGVSLVEVGAILSIMPAVFLVVRVIFAAIADQIGWSPIFLVNTISMTTATIIYSIAKSPLEFAIGKIFEGITMSAYWAVSRTATYELSPGREASEATRVIATVSIGGAIGGATTGLLMNMINVDAAFPILTAISTIQLYPTILLWKTGLKSGRLNILKALKALDLRGRNLKFWYTSIIMAINSLSRYPLFNMILPVYMAKILGYDYMGIGFMAAIYNLTSSLTIYLTLKKPLNVARAVTQSTVYFLACIGIAKYTNLLPILMIVMAFADGLGAKFYEAIIVKAAGNRHETISVDIGVLHIPMRIFESTALIIFGLIVEILGYDAAFIISGLAYISFSILSYIETRKE, encoded by the coding sequence TTGAAGAGGGTATTGGCAATATCATTCATAACAAACTTCATATCCAGTGGAATTGGAATAGCAGTACCACTAGCCCTACTGAATAGAGGGGTAAGTTTAGTGGAGGTTGGAGCAATACTCTCAATAATGCCAGCAGTATTCCTAGTTGTTAGGGTAATATTTGCGGCAATAGCGGACCAGATAGGTTGGTCTCCAATATTCCTAGTAAACACAATAAGCATGACCACAGCCACAATTATATATAGTATTGCAAAATCCCCACTGGAATTCGCCATTGGAAAAATATTTGAAGGAATAACAATGTCAGCATACTGGGCCGTAAGTAGAACAGCAACATACGAGCTATCCCCAGGGAGGGAGGCCAGTGAAGCCACAAGAGTTATAGCAACAGTATCCATAGGTGGAGCTATAGGTGGAGCAACAACTGGACTTTTAATGAACATGATAAATGTGGATGCAGCCTTCCCAATACTGACAGCAATATCGACAATCCAATTATACCCAACAATACTATTATGGAAAACTGGATTGAAAAGTGGAAGATTAAACATATTGAAGGCGCTGAAAGCATTGGATTTGAGGGGGAGGAACCTAAAATTCTGGTACACATCAATAATAATGGCCATAAACAGCCTATCAAGATACCCATTATTCAACATGATACTGCCAGTATACATGGCTAAAATTCTTGGATACGATTATATGGGGATAGGATTTATGGCTGCAATTTACAATCTCACATCATCACTCACAATATATTTAACCCTCAAGAAACCATTAAACGTTGCCAGAGCAGTAACGCAAAGCACAGTATACTTCCTAGCATGCATAGGAATAGCCAAATATACAAACCTCCTACCAATACTAATGATCGTAATGGCATTTGCAGATGGTTTAGGAGCAAAATTCTATGAAGCAATAATAGTGAAAGCCGCTGGGAATAGGCATGAAACCATATCAGTAGATATAGGTGTACTACACATCCCAATGAGGATATTTGAATCCACAGCACTCATAATATTTGGATTAATAGTGGAAATATTGGGGTATGATGCAGCATTCATAATATCAGGATTAGCATACATATCCTTCTCAATACTATCATACATTGAAACAAGAAAGGAATAA